One window of the Candidatus Jettenia sp. genome contains the following:
- the rlmN gene encoding 23S rRNA (adenine(2503)-C(2))-methyltransferase RlmN — protein MYKTEISSITNMSLAELEAVCTSIGEPVYRAKQILSWVYNKGATDFDQMSNLPKDLRKKLAEKCQVFQTTVDTLTQTKDGTKKFLVRLPDGNEIECVLLREGKRITVCVSTQVGCAMACRFCASGIPGLERNLNAGEIVEQALHVKNHLPSGERLTNIVFMGIGEPLANYDNVIKAIRIMNAKWGLGIGARHITISTVGNIRGIHRLAQEELQINLAISLHAPDDVTRSKIIPSNKKTGIKNIIAATQHYFQSTGRDISFEYILIDGINASRQDAESLARLLKGIQCNINLLPLNPIEEFNFRPPSREVIETFCKILKKHGLIVTLRRKKGDHINAACGQLRLQSINFYGKD, from the coding sequence ATGTATAAAACAGAAATCTCCTCAATTACCAATATGTCCTTAGCAGAACTCGAGGCAGTATGTACCTCAATCGGGGAGCCTGTTTACAGGGCCAAACAAATACTTTCCTGGGTTTATAACAAAGGGGCAACTGATTTTGACCAGATGTCTAACCTGCCGAAAGATCTGAGAAAGAAACTTGCAGAAAAATGTCAGGTCTTCCAAACAACAGTTGATACCCTTACACAAACGAAAGATGGAACGAAGAAATTCTTAGTTCGTTTACCTGATGGGAATGAAATTGAATGTGTCTTATTACGGGAAGGCAAAAGAATCACCGTATGTGTTTCGACTCAGGTAGGTTGTGCGATGGCTTGTCGGTTTTGCGCAAGCGGCATACCCGGTTTGGAAAGAAACCTTAACGCCGGTGAAATTGTTGAACAAGCTCTTCATGTTAAAAATCATCTTCCCTCTGGTGAGCGTCTTACCAATATTGTCTTTATGGGTATAGGCGAACCCCTTGCAAATTATGATAATGTTATCAAGGCCATCAGGATTATGAATGCCAAATGGGGGTTAGGAATTGGGGCACGGCACATCACTATCTCAACCGTTGGAAATATTCGTGGTATACACCGATTGGCTCAAGAGGAACTCCAGATAAATCTGGCAATATCCCTTCATGCACCAGATGATGTTACCCGGTCTAAAATAATTCCATCGAACAAAAAAACAGGTATTAAAAATATTATAGCTGCAACTCAGCACTATTTTCAAAGTACCGGAAGAGATATCAGTTTTGAATATATCTTAATTGATGGCATAAATGCATCCAGACAAGATGCTGAATCACTAGCCCGTTTACTCAAGGGTATCCAATGCAACATCAATCTCCTTCCCTTAAATCCCATCGAAGAATTCAACTTCAGGCCTCCATCGCGAGAAGTAATTGAAACGTTTTGTAAGATATTGAAAAAGCACGGTCTTATTGTCACTTTACGAAGGAAAAAAGGTGATCATATCAAT